A window from Roseburia sp. 499 encodes these proteins:
- a CDS encoding TIM-barrel domain-containing protein, which yields MSKIRKFSIGNPINTDAVEKKLAAAKGKIPYLKKEDKSFVYKLGTEDRIYGLGENVRGINKRGWIYESNCADQPNHTETQHSLYGAHNFFVVDGKERFGVFIDYPGKLILDMGYTKMNEIRITPEDWDMDVYIIEGKEILDIVKEFRALIGRSYIPPKWAFGYTQSRWGYKSADDIREVVKGYRENGIPIDNVCMDIDYMERFKDFTVNDETFPDFPEFVKEMEKEHIHLVPIIDAGVKIEEGYDTYEEGVEKGYFCKEKDGSDFVGAVWPGRVHFPDFLNKDAREWFGKQYKILLDQGIEGFWNDMNEPAIFYSEKNLDAVMKKIKKMDNRDMDMWEVFGFRDLVNGLANNPEDYASIYHNMDGKKICHDKVHNLYGYNMTRAAGEAFEELCPEKRILIYSRASYIGMHRYGGTWMGDNQSWWSHLLMNLQMLPSMNMCGFLYTGADLGGFGADTTEDLVLRWLALGIFTPLMRNHSAIGTREQEAYQFTNKEAFKNIIGIRYGLMPYLYSEYMKAVLRNEMLFTPLAFAYPEDTQAQQVEDQLLMGESIMIAPVYTQNATGRYVYLPEKMKLVRMKSMNDIKTEVLEKGHYYVDVALDEVVFFIRPEKIVPYTMGGQFMEEAEQQELKLLHFVTDKAEYELYEDDGYEKDYENPEHYRTIKVEA from the coding sequence ATGAGCAAAATTCGTAAATTTAGTATTGGAAATCCAATTAATACAGATGCTGTTGAAAAAAAACTTGCAGCAGCAAAGGGAAAGATACCATATTTAAAAAAAGAAGATAAGAGCTTTGTTTATAAGTTAGGAACAGAAGACCGCATTTACGGGCTTGGCGAAAATGTAAGAGGAATCAACAAAAGAGGTTGGATTTACGAGAGTAATTGTGCTGACCAGCCAAATCATACAGAAACACAGCATTCGCTTTATGGAGCACATAACTTTTTTGTAGTAGATGGAAAAGAGCGGTTTGGTGTATTTATAGACTATCCGGGGAAACTGATTCTGGACATGGGATATACCAAAATGAATGAGATTCGAATTACACCGGAAGATTGGGATATGGATGTATATATTATCGAGGGAAAAGAGATTCTTGATATTGTAAAAGAATTCCGTGCCTTAATCGGGCGCAGTTATATTCCGCCAAAGTGGGCATTTGGCTATACTCAGAGCCGTTGGGGTTATAAAAGTGCAGACGATATCCGTGAGGTAGTAAAGGGGTATCGTGAGAATGGAATCCCGATTGACAATGTATGTATGGACATTGACTACATGGAACGTTTTAAGGACTTTACTGTAAACGATGAGACTTTTCCGGATTTCCCGGAATTTGTAAAAGAAATGGAGAAGGAGCATATTCATCTGGTACCTATTATTGATGCAGGTGTTAAGATTGAAGAAGGCTATGACACTTATGAGGAAGGCGTGGAAAAGGGATATTTCTGTAAAGAAAAGGATGGCAGTGACTTTGTAGGGGCTGTATGGCCGGGAAGAGTTCATTTTCCAGACTTTTTAAATAAAGATGCCAGAGAATGGTTCGGAAAGCAGTACAAGATTCTGTTAGATCAGGGGATTGAAGGATTCTGGAATGATATGAACGAGCCGGCAATTTTTTATTCCGAGAAGAATCTGGATGCAGTGATGAAAAAAATAAAGAAAATGGATAACCGTGATATGGATATGTGGGAAGTATTCGGTTTCCGTGATTTGGTAAATGGACTTGCAAATAATCCGGAAGATTATGCATCTATTTATCACAATATGGATGGAAAAAAGATATGCCATGATAAGGTACATAACTTGTATGGTTATAATATGACAAGAGCAGCAGGAGAAGCATTTGAAGAATTATGTCCGGAAAAGCGTATTCTTATCTATTCTCGTGCTTCTTATATTGGAATGCACCGTTATGGTGGAACATGGATGGGAGACAACCAGTCCTGGTGGTCTCATTTACTGATGAATTTACAGATGTTGCCATCTATGAATATGTGTGGATTCTTATATACAGGAGCTGATTTAGGTGGATTTGGAGCAGATACCACAGAAGATTTGGTATTGCGTTGGTTAGCACTCGGCATCTTTACACCGTTGATGCGTAATCATTCTGCAATTGGAACCAGAGAGCAGGAGGCTTATCAGTTTACTAACAAAGAAGCATTCAAGAATATCATAGGAATTCGTTATGGTCTGATGCCATATTTGTATAGTGAATACATGAAGGCAGTACTTCGCAATGAGATGCTGTTTACGCCGTTGGCGTTTGCATATCCGGAGGATACACAGGCACAGCAGGTGGAAGACCAGTTGTTGATGGGCGAGAGTATTATGATTGCGCCTGTTTATACGCAGAATGCAACCGGAAGATATGTATATTTGCCTGAAAAAATGAAATTGGTTCGTATGAAGAGTATGAATGACATCAAGACAGAGGTATTGGAAAAGGGACACTACTATGTCGATGTGGCACTGGATGAAGTGGTATTTTTCATCCGTCCGGAGAAAATTGTTCCTTATACCATGGGTGGTCAGTTCATGGAAGAGGCAGAACAGCAGGAATTAAAGCTTTTGCACTTTGTAACCGACAAGGCAGAATATGAGCTTTATGAAGACGATGGATATGAAAAGGATTATGAGAATCCAGAACATTATAGAACAATAAAGGTAGAGGCATGA
- a CDS encoding MATE family efflux transporter encodes MKQENSFYKSVLKIAIPITLQSLLQSSFSVIDQVMTGQLGSTSIAGIGLGGKFYSIFSVLVSAIAAVAGIMIAQYMGKKDDREVSRSFFVNIIIALLLAILFTGMCLVFPGQIMGAYTKDGATKAVAAGYLRIIAISYIPIAVGTLLSTLLRCIDAAVIPLYSTILAAVLNTGLNYVLIFGKFGFPRLGVTGAAIATVVSQCTSCLLILGLFFRHYRKQQLLHMEFVFRMNKSGRIQYLGILMPILVCEFLWSLGENVYAAIYGHIGTDACAAMTLTSSIQVLLIGALSGLSQAAAILIGKSLGGEEYEKAYQESKKLMWYGLGGALILSLILIVCRGYYVQIYNVEQSVQETAGQILFAFALVAPVKVLNMILGGGILRSGGKTKYVMCIDILGTWGFGVPLGLLTAFVLELSIPYVYFILSLEECVRLVISLVVFHRKSWMRSLEKQESSGKEVELWKEKLS; translated from the coding sequence ATGAAGCAGGAAAATTCATTCTACAAATCAGTATTGAAAATAGCGATTCCTATTACTTTACAATCATTATTACAGTCCTCGTTTAGTGTCATCGACCAGGTGATGACCGGACAACTTGGAAGTACAAGCATTGCAGGAATTGGTCTGGGTGGAAAGTTTTATTCTATTTTTTCCGTATTGGTTTCTGCCATTGCGGCAGTAGCAGGAATTATGATTGCACAGTATATGGGGAAAAAGGATGATAGAGAAGTTAGCCGTAGCTTTTTTGTAAATATCATAATAGCACTTTTACTAGCAATACTATTTACCGGAATGTGCCTTGTTTTCCCAGGGCAGATTATGGGGGCCTATACAAAGGATGGTGCCACAAAAGCGGTAGCAGCGGGATATCTTAGGATTATTGCAATATCATATATTCCGATTGCAGTAGGAACCTTGCTGTCTACATTGTTACGATGTATAGATGCAGCAGTCATCCCATTGTATTCTACCATTTTGGCAGCAGTGCTCAACACTGGGTTGAATTATGTGCTGATTTTTGGAAAATTTGGGTTCCCAAGATTGGGAGTGACTGGAGCGGCAATCGCAACAGTGGTATCTCAATGTACTAGCTGTTTGTTAATTCTGGGATTATTTTTCAGACATTATCGGAAACAGCAGTTACTGCATATGGAATTTGTTTTTCGTATGAACAAAAGTGGAAGAATACAGTATCTTGGTATTTTAATGCCCATTTTAGTTTGTGAGTTTTTATGGAGTCTTGGGGAAAATGTATATGCAGCAATTTATGGGCATATCGGCACAGATGCCTGTGCAGCGATGACGTTGACATCATCCATTCAGGTGTTATTGATTGGAGCATTGAGTGGACTTTCCCAGGCAGCAGCAATTCTCATTGGTAAGTCCTTAGGCGGTGAAGAATATGAGAAGGCATATCAGGAGTCAAAAAAACTGATGTGGTATGGCCTAGGCGGGGCGCTGATATTGTCACTGATACTGATTGTATGCCGAGGATATTATGTACAGATTTATAATGTGGAGCAAAGCGTACAAGAAACAGCAGGGCAGATACTTTTTGCATTTGCGTTGGTGGCTCCGGTCAAGGTACTTAATATGATTTTAGGCGGAGGAATTCTTCGAAGCGGAGGAAAGACAAAGTATGTCATGTGTATAGATATTCTAGGTACATGGGGATTCGGAGTGCCGTTGGGATTGTTGACAGCATTTGTATTGGAGTTGTCGATACCTTATGTTTATTTTATTCTTTCTTTAGAGGAATGTGTGCGACTAGTGATTTCATTGGTAGTGTTCCACAGAAAGAGTTGGATGAGAAGTTTAGAGAAACAAGAGAGTAGTGGAAAGGAAGTAGAATTATGGAAAGAAAAATTGTCTTAA
- a CDS encoding alanine/glycine:cation symporter family protein codes for MNTVFKVVKTIQSYLWNFPMLVLLLGTHVYFTFRLGVIQKRIPEGIRKSFTKTEGETGNVSPYSALATALAATIGTGNIIGISTAIAVGGPGAVFWCWITGVFGIATCYAESFLSVKYRVRRQDGSYVGGPMYVLEQVLHKKWAAVLFSVFAVFASFGIGSSVQAHSISAAIRGEVGISPHVIGIITAMLAGVVILGGGKQIAKVCTFLVPVMSIFFLGGCFFIMGKNASYLPETLKVIIGSAFSSKSFIGGITGTAVMTAMRVGISKGLFTNEAGLGSVPMAAATARTISPVRQGLVSMTGTFWDTVVMCAITGITIVSSMIRSPEKYIHAPQDRLCFIAFSELPVRGDTILSISLVLFAFATIIGWNYYGECAVEYLWGEKGIENYRILYLFAVYLGAVMSLELVWGISDLFNSCMAIPNIVCIWMLQRIIIKETGIEG; via the coding sequence ATGAATACAGTTTTTAAAGTAGTCAAAACCATACAGTCCTATCTCTGGAATTTTCCAATGCTGGTGCTTTTGCTAGGAACTCATGTTTATTTTACATTCCGTCTAGGAGTGATTCAAAAGAGAATTCCGGAAGGTATACGGAAAAGTTTTACCAAAACAGAAGGGGAAACAGGAAATGTTTCCCCTTATTCTGCGTTAGCAACAGCTTTGGCTGCCACCATTGGAACAGGAAATATCATAGGAATTTCTACAGCCATTGCCGTAGGGGGACCCGGTGCAGTATTCTGGTGTTGGATTACGGGGGTATTTGGAATTGCTACCTGCTATGCAGAAAGTTTTTTATCTGTGAAGTATCGGGTAAGACGGCAAGATGGTTCCTATGTAGGAGGACCTATGTATGTGTTGGAACAGGTATTACATAAGAAGTGGGCGGCGGTACTTTTTTCCGTATTTGCAGTATTTGCTTCCTTTGGAATTGGAAGCAGTGTGCAGGCGCATTCTATTTCAGCGGCAATCCGAGGCGAGGTGGGGATTTCACCCCATGTCATTGGAATTATAACAGCAATGCTGGCAGGGGTGGTGATTCTGGGAGGAGGAAAACAGATTGCAAAGGTCTGTACCTTTCTTGTGCCGGTAATGAGCATCTTTTTTCTGGGAGGATGCTTTTTTATTATGGGGAAAAATGCGTCTTATCTGCCAGAGACGTTAAAAGTGATTATAGGTTCTGCATTTTCTTCTAAGTCTTTCATTGGTGGGATTACCGGAACTGCTGTTATGACTGCGATGCGGGTTGGTATTTCCAAGGGACTATTTACCAACGAAGCGGGGCTTGGTTCCGTGCCCATGGCAGCTGCTACAGCAAGAACCATTTCCCCTGTGCGGCAGGGATTGGTGTCTATGACAGGAACTTTTTGGGACACAGTAGTTATGTGTGCCATTACAGGGATTACCATTGTCAGCAGTATGATACGAAGTCCGGAAAAATATATACATGCACCACAAGACAGATTGTGTTTTATTGCCTTTTCAGAACTACCGGTTCGAGGAGATACGATTTTATCCATATCTTTGGTGTTATTTGCTTTTGCTACAATTATTGGCTGGAACTACTATGGAGAATGTGCAGTAGAATATTTATGGGGAGAAAAGGGAATTGAGAATTATCGGATTCTTTATTTGTTTGCGGTGTATCTGGGAGCTGTCATGTCTTTGGAGCTGGTATGGGGAATTTCAGATTTATTTAATTCTTGTATGGCAATTCCCAATATTGTGTGTATTTGGATGCTTCAAAGAATAATTATCAAAGAAACCGGAATAGAAGGATAG
- a CDS encoding aminoglycoside N(3)-acetyltransferase: MERKIVLKEDIKKALEKVGVKTGQNIMVHTSLSSLGFVCGGAQIVIEALLESVGEEGTIMMPTQSWKNLDPEVGVHWEEPEEWWQTIREQWPAYDKNITPTNTMGAVAEMFRQWRGTMRSDHPARSVAAHGKYAEYLTENHDLSNIFGEDSPVGKLYELDGYVLLIGVGYDKNTSLHLADVRAEYPGKHLSTEHSAMMVNGKREWVAYDTLYVDGEDFEEIGEAFEKLGTTTRVPLGNSSICFMRQRELVDFAVKWMEENRK; this comes from the coding sequence ATGGAAAGAAAAATTGTCTTAAAAGAGGACATTAAAAAAGCATTAGAGAAAGTTGGAGTAAAAACGGGACAGAATATCATGGTACATACTTCTTTGAGTAGCCTTGGATTTGTATGCGGAGGTGCGCAGATTGTGATAGAGGCACTTTTAGAAAGTGTCGGAGAAGAAGGAACTATTATGATGCCGACTCAGTCATGGAAGAATCTGGACCCGGAAGTGGGCGTACATTGGGAAGAGCCAGAGGAATGGTGGCAGACCATTCGGGAACAGTGGCCGGCATACGATAAGAATATTACTCCTACCAATACCATGGGAGCAGTGGCAGAAATGTTCCGTCAATGGCGGGGAACGATGCGTAGCGACCATCCGGCACGTTCTGTAGCAGCACATGGAAAATATGCAGAATATCTGACAGAAAATCATGATTTGTCCAATATTTTCGGAGAGGATTCTCCTGTTGGAAAGTTGTATGAATTAGATGGTTATGTACTGCTTATTGGAGTAGGTTATGACAAGAATACTTCCTTACATCTGGCAGATGTAAGAGCAGAATATCCGGGAAAGCATTTGTCTACCGAACACAGTGCTATGATGGTAAATGGAAAAAGAGAATGGGTAGCTTATGACACCCTTTATGTAGATGGAGAAGACTTCGAAGAGATTGGGGAAGCATTTGAAAAGTTAGGCACAACCACAAGAGTGCCATTAGGTAACAGCAGTATCTGCTTTATGCGGCAGCGGGAGTTGGTAGATTTTGCTGTGAAGTGGATGGAGGAAAATAGAAAATAG